A genomic segment from Modestobacter roseus encodes:
- a CDS encoding ATP-dependent DNA ligase encodes MAGVLLADVVAASAAVAATRSRTAKATAIADLLGRAGADEVPAVTAWLAGEPAETSSLAVTVVDAALTELAGTAGPGSAARRDAALSALLGASTAVEQQFLVRLLTGELRQGALEGVVLEAIAAAADVPAPSVRRAFMLSGSLPGTAATALSGGVAALDAERLRVGRPVRPMLASPGSSLDAALADLGSEVTVEFKLDGARIQVHRDGDDVRVWTRTLREVTDGVPELVERIRALPCQRAVLDGETLALDDDGRPRAFQDTMSRFGSDSADAGVLLSPFLFDLLHLDGRDLLDAPLAERLDALAGLLASPEHAPLRMPGVRRPTAEQAAGVLDEALTAGHEGVVVKDLDAPYAAGRRGRAWQKVKPVHTLDLVVLGAEWGYGRRTGTLSNIHLGARDPDGGEPVMVGKTFKGMTDELLAWQTATFPGLAAEQPGWGVRLRPELVVEIAVDGAQRSTRYPGGVALRFARVLRYRPDKTPAEADTLDAVRALLAGG; translated from the coding sequence ACCTGCTCGGGCGGGCGGGCGCCGACGAGGTGCCCGCGGTCACCGCCTGGCTGGCCGGCGAACCGGCGGAGACCTCCTCGCTCGCCGTCACCGTCGTGGACGCCGCGCTGACCGAGCTCGCCGGCACGGCCGGCCCCGGGTCGGCGGCCCGTCGGGACGCGGCCCTCTCCGCGCTGCTGGGTGCTTCGACGGCGGTCGAGCAGCAGTTCCTGGTCCGGCTGCTCACCGGCGAGCTGCGGCAGGGCGCGCTGGAGGGCGTCGTGCTGGAGGCGATCGCCGCCGCGGCCGACGTGCCGGCGCCGAGCGTGCGCCGGGCGTTCATGCTGTCCGGCAGCCTGCCCGGTACCGCGGCCACCGCGCTGTCCGGCGGGGTCGCGGCGCTGGACGCCGAACGGCTGCGGGTCGGGCGCCCGGTGCGGCCGATGCTGGCCAGCCCCGGCTCGTCGCTGGACGCCGCGCTGGCCGACCTCGGCAGCGAGGTGACCGTGGAGTTCAAGCTCGACGGCGCCCGCATCCAGGTGCACCGCGACGGCGACGACGTCCGGGTGTGGACCCGCACGCTCCGCGAGGTGACCGACGGGGTGCCCGAACTGGTCGAGCGGATCCGCGCGCTGCCCTGCCAGCGCGCCGTGCTCGACGGGGAGACCCTGGCGCTGGACGACGACGGCCGGCCGCGGGCGTTCCAGGACACGATGAGCCGCTTCGGCAGCGACAGCGCGGACGCCGGCGTGCTGCTCAGCCCGTTCCTCTTCGACCTGCTGCACCTGGACGGCCGGGACCTGCTCGACGCACCGCTGGCCGAGCGGCTGGACGCGCTGGCCGGGCTGCTGGCCTCCCCCGAGCACGCGCCGCTGCGGATGCCCGGGGTGCGCCGGCCCACCGCGGAGCAGGCCGCCGGGGTGCTCGACGAGGCGCTGACCGCCGGGCACGAGGGCGTGGTGGTGAAGGACCTCGACGCCCCGTACGCCGCGGGCCGCCGCGGCCGGGCCTGGCAGAAGGTGAAGCCGGTGCACACCCTGGACCTGGTGGTGCTGGGCGCCGAGTGGGGGTACGGCCGCCGGACCGGCACGCTGTCCAACATCCACCTGGGCGCCCGTGACCCCGACGGCGGCGAGCCGGTGATGGTCGGCAAGACGTTCAAGGGGATGACCGACGAGCTGCTCGCCTGGCAGACGGCGACCTTCCCCGGGCTGGCCGCCGAGCAACCGGGGTGGGGCGTGCGGCTGCGGCCGGAGCTGGTCGTGGAGATCGCCGTCGACGGCGCCCAGCGCAGCACCCGCTACCCGGGCGGCGTGGCGCTGCGCTTCGCCCGGGTGCTGCGGTACCGGCCGGACAAGACCCCGGCCGAGGCCGACACCCTGGACGCCGTCCGAGCCCTCCTCGCCGGCGGCTGA
- a CDS encoding LLM class flavin-dependent oxidoreductase, whose amino-acid sequence MHLGVDSFVSAVTDPSTERLIGPEERMEHLLEEIALADQVGLYSFGIGEHHRAEYYDSAPPVILAAAAARTSRIRLGSAVAVLSAADPVRVFQQFATLDLIAKGRIDLVVGRGSFTEAFPLFGLSLADYDSLFAEKLDLLLQIRDSEHVTWSGRHRPPLSGQGVYPRPLQDPLPIWVGVGGTPESFVRAGLLGLPLMIAIIGGEPRQFAPLVDLYRRAGAQAGHAPEKLQVGLHVFGFVAESTQAAADTIYPGWHQMFTSVSRERGFAPPTRAQFDATSGPNGAFFMGDPQTVADKLVRVSEQLGGVDRISLQMTNPRLAHADLLRGIELLGTEVAPRVAGA is encoded by the coding sequence GTGCACCTCGGCGTCGACAGCTTCGTCTCGGCCGTCACCGACCCCTCGACCGAGCGCCTCATCGGCCCCGAGGAGCGGATGGAGCACCTGCTGGAGGAGATCGCCCTCGCCGACCAGGTGGGGCTGTACTCGTTCGGCATCGGCGAGCACCACCGCGCCGAGTACTACGACTCCGCGCCGCCGGTCATCCTGGCCGCCGCCGCGGCGCGCACCTCGCGGATCCGGCTGGGCAGCGCGGTGGCCGTGCTCAGCGCCGCCGACCCGGTCCGGGTGTTCCAGCAGTTCGCCACGCTGGACCTGATCGCCAAGGGCCGGATCGACCTGGTCGTCGGCCGCGGCTCGTTCACCGAGGCGTTCCCGCTGTTCGGGCTGAGCCTGGCCGACTACGACTCGCTGTTCGCCGAGAAGCTCGACCTGCTGCTGCAGATCCGCGACTCCGAGCACGTCACCTGGTCCGGCCGGCACCGCCCGCCGCTGAGCGGGCAGGGCGTCTACCCCCGCCCGCTGCAGGACCCGCTGCCGATCTGGGTCGGCGTCGGCGGCACCCCGGAGTCCTTCGTCCGGGCCGGGCTGCTCGGCCTGCCGCTGATGATCGCCATCATCGGCGGTGAGCCCCGCCAGTTCGCCCCGCTGGTCGACCTGTACCGGCGGGCCGGCGCGCAGGCCGGGCACGCCCCCGAGAAGCTGCAGGTGGGCCTGCACGTCTTCGGCTTCGTCGCCGAGAGCACCCAGGCGGCGGCGGACACGATCTACCCGGGGTGGCACCAGATGTTCACCTCGGTCTCCCGCGAGCGCGGCTTCGCCCCGCCCACCCGGGCGCAGTTCGACGCGACCAGCGGGCCGAACGGCGCCTTCTTCATGGGCGACCCGCAGACCGTGGCCGACAAGCTGGTGCGCGTCTCCGAGCAGCTCGGCGGGGTCGACCGGATCTCGCTGCAGATGACCAACCCGCGGCTGGCGCACGCCGACCTGCTGCGCGGCATCGAGCTGCTCGGGACCGAGGTCGCGCCGCGGGTCGCCGGCGCCTGA
- a CDS encoding SRPBCC domain-containing protein, whose translation MRDLVEELGLVHREVRQRGSDGVAVGLRRRYDAAVTDVWRAITDPERLGRWYVVVTGELRPGGVLRVAGEEIGAVRECEPPRALDVTWGGPASVVRVRLSADGEGTSLELEHTVFQTGDAALLLGPGWDVQLLGLAGYLAGDEVADPRAWEVSPAVQQAAATAIEHWALAAGDAATSEEIAAMVLLARQQFAPGVAVEGERPGG comes from the coding sequence GTGCGGGATCTGGTCGAGGAGCTCGGCCTGGTGCACCGCGAGGTGCGGCAGCGGGGGAGCGACGGGGTCGCCGTCGGCCTGCGGCGCCGGTACGACGCGGCCGTCACCGACGTGTGGCGCGCGATCACCGACCCGGAGCGGCTGGGCCGCTGGTACGTCGTGGTCACCGGTGAGCTCCGGCCGGGCGGTGTCCTCCGGGTGGCGGGTGAGGAGATCGGCGCGGTGCGCGAGTGCGAGCCGCCGCGCGCGCTGGACGTCACCTGGGGCGGGCCGGCCAGCGTCGTCCGGGTGCGGCTGTCCGCCGACGGGGAGGGCACGTCGCTGGAGCTGGAGCACACGGTCTTCCAGACCGGCGACGCCGCGCTCCTCCTGGGGCCCGGGTGGGACGTCCAGCTGCTCGGGCTGGCCGGGTACCTCGCCGGGGACGAGGTCGCCGACCCCCGGGCCTGGGAGGTCAGCCCGGCGGTGCAGCAGGCGGCGGCCACGGCGATCGAGCACTGGGCCCTCGCCGCCGGGGACGCCGCGACGTCCGAGGAGATCGCCGCCATGGTCCTGCTGGCCCGCCAGCAGTTCGCGCCCGGCGTGGCGGTCGAGGGGGAGCGTCCCGGAGGCTGA
- a CDS encoding D-arabinono-1,4-lactone oxidase has translation MTDVAVQWAGINWAGNYEYGARELHRPASVAELQELVARTPRLRALGSRHSFTAIPDSAELVSLEELTGTDVDVAADRRTVTVDAGIRYGELAAALHREGLALHNLASLPHISVAGAVATATHGSGVGNRNLAGAVAGLQLVTSDGELLRATRGDADFPGLVVGLGALGVVTRVTLDVEPAFEVRQRVFEQLPWDTLFERFDDVVSAGYSVSLFTLFGDALDMIWVKSRTDAGAGPVGELFGAREADGERHPIPGIDPAPTTGQLGAPGSWSDRLPHFRMGFTPSNGDEIQSEFLLPRDQAVPALQALLRLGPRIRPLLQTCEIRTIAADDLWMSTAYEQDSIALHFTWVQDQQAVEALLVDLEAALEPFGPRPHWGKLFLADAAALAPRYPRHADFLALVERLDPRGAFRNDWFERYVTGSR, from the coding sequence GTGACCGACGTGGCAGTGCAGTGGGCAGGGATCAACTGGGCCGGCAACTACGAGTACGGCGCGAGGGAGCTGCACCGGCCGGCGAGCGTGGCCGAGCTGCAGGAGCTGGTCGCGCGGACCCCCCGACTGCGGGCGCTCGGTTCCCGGCACTCGTTCACCGCGATCCCCGACTCCGCCGAGCTGGTCAGCCTCGAGGAGCTGACCGGCACCGACGTCGACGTCGCCGCAGACCGGCGGACCGTGACCGTCGACGCGGGCATCCGCTACGGCGAGCTGGCCGCCGCGCTGCACCGCGAGGGGCTGGCGCTGCACAACCTCGCCTCGCTCCCGCACATCTCGGTGGCCGGCGCCGTCGCCACCGCCACGCACGGCTCCGGGGTCGGCAACCGCAACCTGGCCGGCGCCGTCGCCGGGCTGCAACTGGTCACCTCCGACGGCGAGCTGCTGCGGGCCACCCGCGGCGACGCGGACTTCCCCGGCCTGGTCGTCGGCCTCGGCGCGCTCGGCGTCGTCACCCGGGTCACCCTCGACGTCGAGCCGGCCTTCGAGGTGCGGCAGCGGGTCTTCGAGCAGCTGCCCTGGGACACCCTCTTCGAGCGCTTCGACGACGTCGTCTCCGCCGGCTACAGCGTCAGCCTCTTCACCCTGTTCGGCGACGCGCTGGACATGATCTGGGTGAAGTCGCGCACCGACGCCGGCGCGGGCCCGGTGGGCGAGCTGTTCGGCGCCCGCGAGGCCGACGGCGAGCGGCACCCGATCCCCGGCATCGACCCCGCGCCGACCACCGGCCAGCTGGGCGCCCCCGGGTCGTGGTCGGACCGGCTGCCGCACTTCCGGATGGGCTTCACGCCCAGCAACGGCGACGAGATCCAGTCGGAGTTCCTCCTCCCCCGCGACCAGGCCGTCCCCGCGCTGCAGGCGCTGCTCCGGCTGGGCCCGCGCATCCGGCCGCTGCTGCAGACCTGCGAGATCCGCACGATCGCCGCCGACGACCTCTGGATGAGCACCGCGTACGAGCAGGACTCGATCGCGCTGCACTTCACCTGGGTGCAGGACCAGCAGGCGGTCGAGGCGCTGCTGGTCGACCTGGAGGCCGCGCTCGAGCCGTTCGGCCCGCGGCCGCACTGGGGCAAGCTCTTCCTCGCCGACGCCGCGGCGCTCGCCCCGCGCTACCCGCGGCACGCCGACTTCCTCGCCCTGGTCGAGCGGCTGGACCCCCGCGGGGCCTTCCGCAACGACTGGTTCGAGCGGTACGTCACCGGGTCGCGCTGA
- the ppk2 gene encoding polyphosphate kinase 2, with amino-acid sequence MATAPGPTSSVEETPQSTGKVDKKYYERELARLQTELVKQQEHIRARGLRVVVLFEGRDAAGKGGAIQRITESLNPRHAHVVALAAPTDREKGQWYFQRYVAHLPGPGEMVLFDRSWYNRAGVERVMGFCTDEEYEEFLRSCPEFERMLVRSGITVVKYWFSVSDTEQEKRFQKRLEDPTKRWKLSPMDLEARNRWVDFSRAKDAMFAATDIPEAPWWVVEAEVKKRARLNVMAHLLTQVPYEDLTPPAPELPPRPEVREDYVRPPKESQHIVPDTVP; translated from the coding sequence ATGGCCACCGCACCCGGTCCCACGTCGTCGGTCGAGGAGACCCCGCAGTCCACCGGCAAGGTCGACAAGAAGTACTACGAGCGGGAGCTGGCCCGGCTGCAGACGGAGCTGGTGAAGCAGCAGGAGCACATCCGCGCGCGGGGCCTGCGGGTCGTCGTCCTCTTCGAGGGCCGCGACGCCGCCGGCAAGGGCGGCGCGATCCAGCGGATCACCGAGAGCCTCAACCCCCGGCACGCGCACGTCGTCGCCCTCGCCGCGCCCACCGACCGGGAGAAGGGGCAGTGGTACTTCCAGCGGTACGTGGCGCACCTGCCCGGCCCGGGGGAGATGGTGCTGTTCGACCGGTCCTGGTACAACCGCGCCGGCGTCGAGCGGGTGATGGGCTTCTGCACCGACGAGGAGTACGAGGAGTTCCTGCGCTCGTGCCCGGAGTTCGAGCGGATGCTGGTGCGCAGCGGGATCACGGTCGTGAAGTACTGGTTCTCGGTCAGCGACACCGAGCAGGAGAAGCGCTTCCAGAAGCGGCTCGAGGACCCGACGAAGCGCTGGAAGCTGAGTCCGATGGACCTCGAGGCACGCAACCGCTGGGTCGACTTCTCCCGGGCCAAGGACGCGATGTTCGCCGCGACCGACATCCCCGAGGCGCCGTGGTGGGTGGTGGAGGCCGAGGTGAAGAAGCGGGCCCGGCTCAACGTGATGGCCCACCTGCTGACCCAGGTGCCGTACGAGGACCTCACCCCGCCCGCGCCGGAGCTGCCGCCCCGGCCCGAGGTGCGGGAGGACTACGTCCGGCCGCCCAAGGAGAGCCAGCACATCGTGCCCGACACCGTCCCCTGA
- a CDS encoding sugar phosphate isomerase/epimerase family protein encodes MPRPVTLFTGQWADLPFEEVCRLASGWGYDGLEIACWGDHLDVVRAAEDPSYVKEKLAQLERHGLQVFAISNHLNGQAVCDDPIDERHRGMVHPRVWGDGDPEGVRQRAAEEMKATARAARALGVDVVVGFTGSKIWKTVAMFPPVPDSMIDDGYADFAARWNPILDVFDEVGVKFAHEVHPSEIAYDYWTTVRTLEAIGHREAFGLNWDPSHFVWQDLDPVGFLWDFKDRIYHVDCKDATKQVGNGRNGRMGSHLPWADPRRGWDFVSTGHGDVPWEACFRMLNTIGYTGPISVEWEDAGMDRLVGAPEALEFVRRLAFDPPAAVFDSAFASGA; translated from the coding sequence ATGCCCCGCCCCGTCACCCTGTTCACCGGCCAGTGGGCCGACCTGCCGTTCGAGGAGGTGTGCCGGCTGGCCTCCGGGTGGGGCTACGACGGCCTGGAGATCGCCTGCTGGGGCGACCACCTCGACGTCGTCCGGGCTGCCGAGGACCCGTCCTACGTCAAGGAGAAGCTGGCCCAGCTCGAGCGGCACGGGCTGCAGGTGTTCGCCATCTCCAACCACCTCAACGGCCAGGCCGTCTGCGACGACCCGATCGACGAGCGGCACCGCGGCATGGTGCACCCGCGGGTGTGGGGCGACGGCGACCCGGAGGGCGTGCGGCAGCGCGCGGCGGAGGAGATGAAGGCGACGGCGCGGGCGGCCCGGGCGCTGGGTGTCGACGTCGTCGTCGGGTTCACCGGGTCGAAGATCTGGAAGACCGTGGCCATGTTCCCGCCGGTGCCCGACTCGATGATCGACGACGGCTACGCCGACTTCGCTGCCCGTTGGAACCCGATCCTGGACGTGTTCGACGAGGTGGGCGTGAAGTTCGCGCACGAGGTGCACCCGAGCGAGATCGCCTACGACTACTGGACGACGGTGCGCACCCTGGAGGCGATCGGCCACCGGGAGGCCTTCGGGCTCAACTGGGACCCCAGCCACTTCGTCTGGCAGGACCTGGACCCGGTCGGGTTCCTCTGGGACTTCAAGGACCGGATCTACCACGTCGACTGCAAGGACGCGACGAAGCAGGTGGGCAACGGGCGCAACGGCCGGATGGGCTCGCACCTGCCCTGGGCCGACCCGCGGCGCGGCTGGGACTTCGTCTCCACCGGGCACGGTGACGTCCCGTGGGAGGCCTGCTTCCGGATGCTCAACACCATCGGCTACACCGGCCCGATCTCGGTGGAGTGGGAGGACGCCGGGATGGACCGGCTGGTCGGCGCGCCCGAGGCGCTGGAGTTCGTCCGCCGGCTCGCGTTCGACCCGCCCGCGGCGGTGTTCGACTCCGCCTTCGCCAGCGGGGCCTGA
- a CDS encoding Gfo/Idh/MocA family protein, which produces MPPTLGVGLIGHAFMGAAHSHAWRTAPRFFDLPLAPELTVLVGRDATRVAEAAGTLGWSSTETDWRRLLERDDVDLVDICTPGDTHAEMAIAALEAGKHVLCEKPLANTVAEAEAMAAAAERAAASGVRAMVGFTYRRVPAIAFARQLVADGRLGEIRHVRAQYLQDWIADPAAPMSWRLEKDRAGSGALGDIGAHIVDLTQFITGQLLTGVSALLETFVKKRPLPASHGKLGGVGGEGMGEVTVDDAAVFLGRFTGGALATFEATRFALGRKNAIRIEVNGSAGSLAFDFEDMNVLHFYDGAEPASTAGFRRIVVTEPEHPYVGAWWPAGHGLGYEHGFTHQVVDLVTALAAGEQPTPSFADGLQVQRVLAAVERSAADNSAFTEIRTTAAEGEN; this is translated from the coding sequence ATGCCCCCCACCCTCGGCGTCGGCCTGATCGGCCACGCCTTCATGGGCGCCGCCCACTCCCACGCCTGGCGCACCGCGCCCCGCTTCTTCGACCTGCCGCTCGCCCCCGAGCTGACCGTGCTCGTGGGCCGCGACGCCACCCGCGTCGCCGAGGCCGCCGGCACGCTCGGCTGGTCGTCGACCGAGACCGACTGGCGCCGGCTGCTCGAGCGCGACGACGTCGACCTGGTCGACATCTGCACCCCCGGCGACACCCACGCGGAGATGGCGATCGCGGCGCTGGAGGCCGGCAAGCACGTGCTGTGCGAGAAGCCGCTGGCCAACACGGTCGCCGAGGCCGAGGCGATGGCCGCCGCGGCCGAGCGCGCCGCGGCCTCCGGCGTCCGCGCGATGGTCGGGTTCACCTACCGCCGGGTGCCCGCCATCGCCTTCGCCCGGCAGCTGGTCGCCGACGGGCGGCTGGGGGAGATCCGGCACGTGCGCGCCCAGTACCTGCAGGACTGGATCGCCGACCCCGCGGCGCCGATGTCCTGGCGGCTGGAGAAGGACAGGGCCGGCTCCGGTGCGCTGGGCGACATCGGCGCGCACATCGTCGACCTCACCCAGTTCATCACCGGGCAGCTCCTCACCGGCGTCAGCGCGCTGCTGGAGACGTTCGTGAAGAAGCGGCCGCTGCCGGCCAGCCACGGGAAGCTCGGCGGGGTCGGGGGAGAGGGGATGGGCGAGGTCACCGTGGACGACGCCGCCGTGTTCCTCGGCCGGTTCACCGGGGGCGCACTGGCCACCTTCGAGGCCACCCGGTTCGCCCTCGGCCGGAAGAACGCCATCCGGATCGAGGTCAACGGCTCGGCCGGCAGCCTGGCGTTCGACTTCGAGGACATGAACGTCCTGCACTTCTACGACGGCGCCGAGCCGGCGTCGACCGCGGGTTTCCGCCGGATCGTGGTCACCGAGCCCGAGCACCCCTACGTGGGCGCCTGGTGGCCGGCCGGGCACGGGCTGGGCTACGAGCACGGCTTCACCCACCAGGTGGTCGACCTGGTCACCGCGCTGGCCGCCGGGGAGCAGCCCACGCCGTCCTTCGCCGACGGGCTGCAGGTGCAGCGGGTGCTCGCCGCCGTGGAGCGCAGCGCCGCCGACAACTCCGCCTTCACCGAGATCCGGACCACCGCTGCCGAGGGAGAGAACTGA
- a CDS encoding ROK family transcriptional regulator, whose translation MTQHTTGPGQLRSGADGRTVSSASRISGDGAVVAALAPPTPTSVGVGVAGMLALLRDGNPRTRPELVEATGLARSTVAQRVDALLASGLVQAVGEASSTGGRPPTRFAFDPRARLVLAADLDVTSARLALTDMAGVVLAIVEDDCDIAAGPEVVLEWVCTQGLALLSSVGQPREVLLGVGIGLPGPVEHATGRPVSPPIMPGWDGFDVVARLEAALGCPAVVDNDVNVMALGERSAVWPATDDLVFVKVSTGIGSGIISDGALRRGARGAAGDLGHVQVARAEGVVCRCGNTGCLEAVAGGGAMVHRLRADGVQVSTSADVARLGRAGVPEVVTVLRDSGRLIGQIMADVVSLLNPSVIVIGGALANDGLLAGVREVIYRRTLPLAALDLRVELSQTGDRAGVLGAAAMVVEHVLAPPQLDRVLA comes from the coding sequence GTGACGCAGCACACGACCGGGCCGGGTCAGCTCCGGTCCGGAGCCGACGGGCGCACCGTGTCCAGCGCCTCGCGGATCTCCGGGGACGGGGCGGTTGTCGCTGCCCTGGCCCCGCCCACGCCCACCTCCGTGGGCGTGGGCGTGGCCGGGATGCTGGCGCTGCTGCGCGACGGGAACCCGCGCACCCGGCCGGAGCTGGTCGAGGCGACCGGTCTGGCCCGGTCCACCGTCGCGCAGCGGGTCGACGCGCTGCTGGCCAGCGGCCTGGTCCAGGCCGTGGGCGAGGCGTCGTCCACCGGTGGCCGGCCGCCGACGCGCTTCGCGTTCGACCCGCGCGCCCGGCTCGTCCTGGCCGCCGACCTCGACGTCACCTCCGCCCGGCTCGCCCTCACCGACATGGCCGGCGTCGTCCTCGCGATCGTGGAGGACGACTGCGACATCGCGGCCGGGCCGGAGGTGGTCCTGGAGTGGGTGTGCACCCAGGGGCTCGCCCTGCTGAGCTCGGTCGGGCAGCCCCGCGAGGTCCTGCTGGGCGTCGGGATCGGTCTCCCCGGGCCCGTCGAGCACGCCACCGGGCGTCCCGTGTCACCACCGATCATGCCCGGCTGGGACGGGTTCGACGTCGTCGCCCGGCTCGAGGCGGCGCTGGGCTGCCCGGCGGTCGTCGACAACGACGTGAACGTGATGGCCCTGGGTGAGCGGTCCGCCGTCTGGCCCGCGACCGACGACCTGGTGTTCGTGAAGGTGTCCACCGGCATCGGCAGCGGCATCATCTCCGACGGCGCGCTGCGGCGCGGGGCGCGGGGCGCCGCGGGCGACCTCGGGCACGTGCAGGTCGCGCGGGCGGAGGGGGTCGTGTGCCGCTGCGGCAACACCGGCTGCCTGGAGGCCGTGGCCGGCGGTGGGGCGATGGTGCACCGCCTGCGGGCCGACGGCGTCCAGGTGTCCACCAGCGCGGACGTCGCCCGCCTGGGCCGCGCCGGCGTACCCGAGGTCGTCACGGTGCTGCGTGACTCCGGCCGGCTGATCGGCCAGATCATGGCCGACGTGGTCAGCCTGCTGAACCCCTCGGTCATCGTCATCGGCGGGGCGCTGGCCAACGACGGACTGCTCGCCGGGGTCCGGGAGGTCATCTACCGGCGGACGCTGCCGCTGGCTGCGCTGGACCTGCGGGTCGAGCTGAGCCAGACCGGGGACCGCGCGGGGGTGCTGGGTGCCGCTGCGATGGTCGTGGAGCACGTCCTCGCACCTCCTCAGCTCGACCGCGTGCTGGCCTGA
- a CDS encoding sugar ABC transporter ATP-binding protein, whose protein sequence is MPEVNRTPLVAMTGVSKSFLGTEVLHSVDLDIHPGEVHALVGENGAGKSTLMKILAGVHPADSGTITLAGETVHLTTPLQAQAAGISTVFQEFNLLPERTVAENVFLGREPRRRGLVDAARMDRDTEALLADLGVGDISARTPVRALSVAQQQVVEIVKAMSHEARLISMDEPTAALAEHEVALLYRLVRTLQERGIAVLYVSHRLKEVFDLCDRITILKDGSLVDTVASADITPDDLVRRMVGRELGGYFPAKDPAVLPGPVRLAVRGGGNAQVDGIDLEVRAGEIVGLAGLQGSGRTELAQAVFGIAPFTRGEVLVDGAPVRPRSPRQAVRAGIALVTEDRKAQGLVLNQSVLANARLVLDAVLRRGGQERARSIPGILSSLELTARSGSREVRYLSGGNQQKVVLAKWLVTEPAVMVLDEPTRGIDVGAKRAVYDMMRDLSARGVAILMISSELPELIGMADRIVVLHDGVVSGTAPGGTDEETVMALATRTAPAGRAA, encoded by the coding sequence ATGCCTGAGGTGAACAGGACGCCGCTCGTCGCGATGACCGGCGTCAGCAAGTCCTTCCTGGGCACCGAGGTGCTGCACTCGGTCGACCTGGACATCCACCCGGGCGAGGTGCACGCCCTGGTCGGGGAGAACGGCGCGGGCAAGTCGACGCTGATGAAGATCCTGGCCGGCGTGCACCCGGCCGACTCCGGCACGATCACGCTCGCGGGCGAGACCGTGCACCTCACCACCCCGCTCCAGGCGCAGGCCGCCGGCATCTCCACGGTGTTCCAGGAGTTCAACCTGCTCCCCGAGCGCACCGTGGCCGAGAACGTCTTCCTGGGCCGCGAGCCGCGCCGCCGGGGCCTGGTCGACGCCGCCCGGATGGACCGGGACACCGAGGCGCTGCTCGCCGACCTCGGGGTCGGGGACATCTCCGCCCGCACCCCCGTCCGCGCGCTGTCGGTCGCCCAGCAGCAGGTCGTGGAGATCGTGAAGGCGATGTCGCACGAGGCCCGGCTCATCTCCATGGACGAGCCGACCGCCGCGCTCGCCGAGCACGAGGTGGCCCTGCTCTACCGGCTGGTGCGGACCCTGCAGGAACGCGGCATCGCGGTGCTGTACGTGTCCCACCGCCTGAAGGAGGTCTTCGACCTCTGCGACCGGATCACGATCCTCAAGGACGGATCGCTGGTCGACACGGTCGCCAGCGCCGACATCACCCCCGACGACCTGGTCCGCCGGATGGTCGGGCGCGAACTGGGTGGCTACTTCCCGGCCAAGGACCCGGCGGTCCTGCCCGGGCCGGTCCGGCTGGCCGTCCGCGGGGGCGGCAACGCCCAGGTCGACGGGATCGACCTGGAGGTCCGTGCTGGTGAGATCGTCGGCCTGGCCGGCCTGCAGGGCAGCGGCCGGACCGAGCTGGCCCAGGCCGTCTTCGGCATCGCCCCGTTCACCCGTGGTGAGGTCCTCGTCGACGGCGCGCCGGTGCGGCCGAGGTCGCCGCGTCAAGCCGTCCGGGCCGGGATCGCCCTGGTCACCGAGGACCGCAAGGCCCAGGGGCTGGTGCTCAACCAGTCGGTGCTCGCCAATGCCCGGCTCGTGCTCGACGCGGTGCTGCGCCGCGGCGGCCAGGAGCGCGCCCGGTCGATCCCCGGCATCCTGTCCTCCCTCGAGCTGACCGCGCGCAGCGGCTCACGCGAGGTCCGCTACCTCTCCGGTGGCAACCAGCAGAAGGTCGTGCTCGCCAAGTGGCTGGTCACCGAACCGGCCGTGATGGTGCTGGACGAGCCGACCCGCGGCATCGACGTGGGGGCCAAGCGGGCCGTCTACGACATGATGCGCGACCTGTCCGCACGCGGGGTCGCCATCCTGATGATCAGCTCCGAGCTGCCCGAGCTGATCGGGATGGCCGACCGCATCGTGGTGCTGCACGACGGCGTCGTCAGCGGGACCGCCCCGGGCGGCACCGACGAGGAGACCGTCATGGCGCTGGCCACGCGCACCGCGCCCGCCGGGAGGGCGGCATGA